In Anopheles cruzii chromosome X, idAnoCruzAS_RS32_06, whole genome shotgun sequence, one genomic interval encodes:
- the LOC128274308 gene encoding TATA element modulatory factor has protein sequence MSWFDTTGIAILAKNALKEAQKQIDKALDIKDDEESSSAAPAGDGTVESKRPPSPKVSSKVAPGTPMAGVGETEKQTGLMAVQTQFSPPSTDSMWGSFTGSFFEPMLSAGGTSGAGNNTATVTKPPASLKRKSFEDSGSSELPKMSFKEEADRVQPQFMSTILSPVDSSESIEVLSCATTPGSVLTSPSQLSAMQEVSESVEVLGSMSTVSTPDSNQANDRSDSSETDAHEGRPRYTLSTGKEVWHDGGNDNPKDGVNEDDEVSVEDDSLSYTLSEQPVTVMEASGSTPPITVAPSRNSLHLPVSLSTAAVGTIVKDPKDVRVFANPFSTQKLTIPEVSTVESEETNDPKTALEPTGHERSQLDEPDQLELSYENVEIQTEISDSTQSFEEITTGTGGSSGDGELLAAVAAGVNPDPKITSLTGKDTSVVLHGSSPNSGDDEIETATSSDIEIISSPNGGDSSSTNSGVYRTSPLKISDGKTDIDILLIKKQRGHTREPSEVSVHSGNSDESHLPEVERLLRRIVDLSELLEQREYRLVELGRQHAELHEQNAQLLAQQESRAKRTADGGSETDGYTQRLFALERKFQQSIREKETLKRQYDALRAESQGRVLRGEMEKALADRDFMISELQKEGESLSKQVLQHSNIIKRLRIKERENEVQMRKQREEIAELTEEAERLKRSLSAKEEVERSQIDAVHKLSSEKRKLERDCVTLKSQLDDHVQKLETLRKSFDFARKELSEQSESYQGLLRQSTKLQSVENEYGAVQRLNEQLTGQLEELREQLRRSEHDYGQRLMRAKNEYAALLQRLEAAEMRAEEEKNASALVTVPLMRQLESLQHTMRQKERLWEQRDTEIAQQLAEAADRAKGHADQEGTLRDQIASLQGRIVNLEERLKAALSHAEEMTNGLQQKQLDAGLLERNFRQRLAVTEEERRVLVERLAAQERCHAVKLESLLNNQLQAASPLPDASLDMQAARQEQTQQPQQQHGQPRLSSVVTRAKPTKTVEPLNDSSLMMNDSRHSDSSPTPSMGNLSLPESLASIPWIVPDEEAAGGGRAAGGAAVLLSNTSLLETLQASLKQRDGEVYQLQWELSRFHQERNVLNTEISNLTMEIESIRESFERSLQLQAEHGELKKRYDALLQMYGESVEKTEELRLDLVDVKEMYKLQINDLLLQQRELMASINRATEIVRETIPDSRTDPAS, from the exons ATGAGCTGGTTCGATACAACGGGCATTGCTATCCTGGCGAAGAACGCTCTGAAGGAAGCGCAGAAGCAGATCGACAAGGCACTCGATATCAAAGATGACGAGGAGTCCTCTTCGGCGGCGCCTGCTGGCGATGGTACCGTCGAATCGAAGCGGCCCCCTTCACCGAAGGTGAGCAGTAAGGTGGCCCCCGGTACACCGAtggccggtgtcggtgagACGGAGAAACAGACAGGCTTAATGGCGGTCCAGACGCAGTTTTCGCCTCCGTCCACTGATAGCATGTGGGGCTCGTTTACCGGTTCCTTTTTTGAGCCGATGCTGAGTGCAGGCGGCACGAGTGGGGCCGGCAACAATACCGCTACCGTCACCAAACCACCAGCCAGCTTGAAGCGCAAAAGTTTCGAAGACTCTGGGAGTAGCGAACTGCCGAAGATGAGTTTTAAGGAGGAAGCGGACCGAGTCCAGCCACAGTTCATGAGCACCATTCTTTCGCCCGTGGACAGTTCAGAGTCGATCGAAGTTCTTAGCTGTGCGACGACACCGGGTTCGGTGTTAACGTCACCCAGCCAGCTGAGCGCCATGCAGGAGGTGTCCGAGTCGGTGGAGGTATTGGGAAGCATGTCAACCGTTTCCACACCAGACTCGAACCAAGCCAACGATCGCAGCGACTCGTCGGAAACGGACGCGCACGAGGGCCGTCCAAGGTATACCCTGTCAACGGGAAAGGAAGTTTGGCACGATGGTGGCAACGACAACCCAAAGGACGGAGTaaacgaagacgacgaagtTAGTGTGGAAGATGATTCGCTGTCGTACACGCTGTCGGAGCAGCCGGTCACGGTGATGGAAGCCAGCGGTTCGACACCACCCATCACGGTTGCTCCCAGCCGCAATAGTCTACACCTACCCGTGTCGCTGTCTACTGCCGCCGTTGGCACCATCGTTAAAGACCCAAAGGATGTGCGGGTATTTGCGAATCCGTTCTCCACCCAAAAGCTCACCATTCCGGAAGTTAGCACCGTAGAATCGGAGGAAACGAACGACCCCAAAACCGCATTGGAACCCACAGGACACGAACGATCGCAACTGGACGAGCCCGATCAGCTAGAGCTTAGCTACGAAAACGTCGAAATACAGACGGAAATATCTGACTCGACACAAAGCTTTGAAGAAATCacaaccggtaccggtggttCATCCGGCGATGGtgagctgctggcggccgtcGCTGCCGGTGTTAATCCAGACCCGAAGATAACTAGCCTCACCGGCAAGGATACGAGCGTGGTTTTGCACGGTTCGAGTCCCAACTCGGGTGACGATGAAATAGAGACCGCCACGTCGTCGGACATTGAAATCATCTCCAGCCCGAACGGGGGTGATTCGAGTAGTACCAACAGTGGTGTGTACCGCACGAGCCCTCTCAAAATTAGTGACGGCAAGACGGACATCGACATACTGTTGATCAAAAAGCAGCGCGGGCACACCCGCGAACCATCGGAAGTGTCCGTACACAGCGGTAACAGTGACGAGAGCCACCTACCGGAGGTAGAGCGCTTGTTGCGGCGCATCGTCGACCTGTCGGAGCTGCTGGAGCAGCGCGAGTATCGGCTAGTGGAGCTTGGGCGCCAGCACGCTGAACTGCACGAGCAGAACGCGCAGCTACTGGCACAGCAGGAGAGTCGGGCGAAGCGGACCGCGGACGGTGGTTCCGAGACCGATGGCTACACGCAGCGCCTGTTTGCGCTCGAGCGCAAGTTTCAGCAGTCGATTCGCGAAAAGGAAACGCTAAAGCGACAGTACGATGCACTCCGTGCCGAATCGCAGGGCCGGGTGTTGCGAGGCGAGATGGAGAAAGCCCTGGCTGACCGTGACTTCATGATCAGCGAGCTGCAGAAGGAGGGCGAGAGTCTCTCGAAGCAGGTGCTGCAGCACTCGAACATCATCAAGCGACTGCGGATAAAGGAGCGCGAAAATGAAGTGCAGATGCGCAAGCAACGTGAAGAAATCGCCGAACTCACGGAGGAAGCCGAACGGCTGAAACGGTCACTGTCGGCAAAGGAAGAAGTGGAACGTTCGCAGATCGACGCGGTCCACAAGCTATCCTCGGAGAAGCGTAAACTAGAGCGGGACTGTGTCACGCTTAAGAGTCAGTTGGACGACCACGTGCAAAAGCTGGAAACACTACGCAAATCGTTCGATTTCGCTCGCAAAGAGCTCAGTGAGCAGTCCGAGTCGTACCAGGGGTTGCTGCGTCAATCAACCAAACTGCAGAGCGTCGAGAATGAGTACGGGGCGGTGCAGCGACTGAATGAACAGCTGACGGGCCAGCTGGAAGAGTTACGTGAGCAGCTTCGCCGCTCCGAACACGATTACGGTCAACGGTTGATGCGGGCGAAGAATGAATATGCCGCGTTATTGCAGCGTCTGGAAGCGGCTGAAATGCGCGCGGAGGAGGAGAAGAATGCGTCCGCCTTAGTGACGGTGCCGCTAATGCGCCAGCTCGAGTCGCTACAGCACACCATGCGCCAAAAGGAGCGCCTGTGGGAGCAACGAGACACGGAGATCGCCCAGCAGCTGGCGGAAGCCGCCGATCGGGCCAAAGGCCATGCGGACCAGGAGGGTACGTTGCGGGATCAGATCGCGTCACTACAGGGCCGCATCGTCAACCTAGAAGAGCGCCTCAAGGCGGCCCTCTCTCACGCCGAAGAAATGACGAATGGGttgcaacagaaacaactgGACGCCGGGCTACTCGAGCGCAATTTCCGGCAACGCCTCGCGGTAACTGAAGAAGAGCGCCGGGTGCTCGTCGAACGGCTCGCCGCACAGGAACGTTGTCACGCCGTCAAGCTGGAGAGCCTGCTGAACAATCAGCTGCAAGCAGCGAGCCCACTTCCAGACGCCAGTCTGGACATGCAAGCCGCTCGCCAggagcaaacgcaacaaccgcagcagcagcacggtcaGCCTAGACTCAGCTCCGTAGTGACGCGGGCAAAACCGACCAAAACGGTCGAACCGCTAAATGACAGTTCCTTGATGATGAACGATTCACGACACTCCGATTCTTCGCCGACGCCTAGCATGGGCAACCTGTCCCTCCCTGAATCGCTGGCCAGCATTCCGTGGATCGTGCCAGACGAAGAAGCtgcgggtggtggtcgggCTGCGGGAGGGGCGGCCGTGCTGCTTAGCAACACATCGCTGTTGGAAACACTACAAGCTTCACTGAAGCAGCGCGACGGCGAGGTATACCAGCTACAATGGGAACTGTCCCGCTTCCACCAGGAACGGAACGTACTAAACACGGAAATATCCAATCTCACGATGGAGATAGAAAGT ATTCGCGAGAGCTTTGAGCGGAGCTTACAGCTACAGGCGGAGCACGGCGAGCTGAAAAAGCGTTACGATGCGCTGCTGCAGATGTACGGCGAGTCCGTGGAGAAGACGGAGGAGCTGCGGTTGGACTTGGTGGATGTGAAAGAGATGTATAAACTGCAGATCAACGATCTGCTGCTCCAGCAGCGGGAACTAATGGCATCCATTAACCGGGCCACCGAGATTGTGCGTGAAACCATTCCCGACAGTCGCACCGATCCGGCCTCCTAG
- the LOC128274078 gene encoding von Willebrand factor A domain-containing protein 8 encodes MQRNVQTVRRINVLKRILAHGHKESGSVSLRHISTTGGTIEIGDVEKEIEAPRHPELVPTGYVPGASESPELSQTRLHHLRWMLQKDKLDQDMMLLGRPGRLRRELVMQYAELTRREVEYMFLNRDTTESDLKQRREIRDGTATYHNQSAVRAATEGRLLVIEGVEKVERNVLPILNNLLENREMHLEDGRFMISAKNYDNLLLRYGHEQLDRWGLVRVAEEFRVIAVGLPVPRYRGSPLDPPLRSRFQARDVPDLPYVEVLLEAKELAAASGPPSDVLTRLVSFGYAVRTAAATVPLPDFPLDNLRYAGLLLRQNPSLTVHELLDRFYPYRIFLERDGEALVASLFDSLAIGREAPYVLNVASIERSQTDSSQLAICLRSASDVVTAPSIEFTIAGGPNPSPNSNTQPGATRDRFVPTAYQAGLLADLLQSVAVADICLVGRKGCGKSTLARQMCAALDGQPAETMILYRDLTARDLLQRRTTLHNGDTVWQDSPLLKAALAGHILILDGIHRLHHSTLAILHRLIHDREMQLYDGRRLLQHARYDRAIEARVAVNADTSNLLRIHPGFRIVALAEPQQRESGVGAASAAWIGPETLNLFLFHEVQGLSEQEERTLLNTLYGPLDPTMQAIIDLAHHLRTSKDPIERSLGANLSTRQLLRIARRLQKYGERAAQRNGSDIVHATFLSQFMPNLARTVLESAMKRSKLVKDARTEEDPLVEVRPDGMLRLGRTVTERYHTEEVSKVPDVLFYDVPQHLRLMERLLQDFLLGEHLLLVGNQGVGKNKIADRLLQLMNRPREYIQLHRDTTVQSLTQQTTVRDGRIEYEDSPLVKAVRNGYVLVVDEADKAPVHVTCILKSLVENGEMLLADGRKICPPCPPSDLADCDTEQTIPTHPDFRLVVLANRPGFPFLGNDFFASLGDLFSCHAVDNPSPDSEETLLRHYGPNVPTALIRQLVDAFAELRGMADAGTLHYPYSTREVIAIVKHLERFPNDSMAELIGNVLDHDRYAPETIEQVTAVLLKHGLPIGEYTEGSDALGALRHQRPLRLALKNSRSDKKVTGPKQGQIDPNNEPHVGGNKWMGGTGGRDTAGLGGKGGPYRFDAGHQVHQLSDEEKGMVPEEVKKAAREMNRKAFEERLREIQMTPYEHRVYEQYSGPIRRQVQQLRITLQALEARARERQWQKHQTTGELDDSRLVEGITGEQTIYKKRAEQDPEPGQPIERPKRLQLVVDVSGSMYRFNGYDGRLDRQLEAITMVMEAFDGFEAKIRYEIVGHSGEAVAIPFVSERNPPKDDMQRLKILKMMHAHAQFCWSGDHTLAATEQAVNNMAREDCDEAIVIVLSDANLARYGISPRHLNEALGRQAPKVRAFVVFIGSLGDEAQAVADGMAAGRAFVCMNLEELPQIMRQIFASSLLMH; translated from the exons ATGCAGCGGAACGTGCAAACCGTGCGCCGGATTAACGTGCTGAAGCGAATCTTGGCCCATGGTCACAAAGAAAGCGGCAGTGTCAGCCTCCGGCACATTTCAACCACTGGTGGCACCATCGAGATAGGCGACGTGGAGAAAGAAATCGAAGCACCACGCCATCCGGAACTAGTGCCAACCGGCTATG TTCCCGGTGCAAGCGAATCTCCGGAGCTATCGCAAACCAGGCTCCATCATCTGCGGTGGATGCTGCAGAAGGACAAACTAGACCAAGACATGATGCTGTTGGGGCGACCGGGACGATTACGCCGGGAGCTCGTAATGCAGTACGCAGAGCTGACACGCCGTGAGGTCGAGTATATGTTCCTGAACCGCGACACGACCGAGAGCGACTTGAAACAGCGGCGCGAAATTCGCGACGGCACAGCCACTTACCACAACCAGAGCGCAGTCCGGGCCGCAACCGAGGGCCGGTTGCTGGTGATCGAAGGCGTGGAAAAGGTGGAACGGAACGTGTTGCCGATTCTGAACAATCTCCTCGAGAACCGTGAAATGCATCTCGAAGATGGGCGATTCATGATATCGGCGAAAAACTACGACAATCTACTCCTG CGTTATGGCCACGAGCAGCTTGATCGATGGGGATTGGTGCGGGTAGCGGAGGAGTTCCGTGTCATCGCCGTCGGTTTACCGGTTCCTCGCTATCGTGGATCACCCCTCGATCCGCCGCTTCGATCGCGCTTTCAAGCTCGCGACGTTCCCGACCTGCCGTACGTGGAGGTGCTGCTGGAGGCGAAAGAGTTGGCCGCCGCTTCAGGCCCCCCTTCCGACGTGCTCACACGTCTCGTTTCGTTCGGGTACGCCGttcgcaccgccgccgctaccgtcCCGTTACCGGACTTTCCGCTCGACAACCTACGGTACGCCGGGCTGCTGTTGCGTCAAAACCCTTCGCTAACGGTACACGAGCTGCTAGACCGATTCTATCCGTACCGGATATTTCTTGAGCGCGACGGAGAAGCGCTCGTGGCCAGTCTATTCGATTCGCTTGCCATCGGACGGGAAGCTCCCTACGTACTCAACGTTGCCTCCATTGAGCGCTCGCAAACGGATTCTAGCCAACTGGCTATTTGTCTTCGTTCGGCATCGGATGTCGTCACTGCACCGTCGATTGAATTCACAATTGCTGGTGGCCCCAATCCCTCGCCTAACAGTAACACCCAACCCGGCGCGACAAGGGATCGGTTCGTCCCGACTGCCTATCAGGCCGGACTACTAGCAGACCTCCTGCAATCGGTAGCCGTTGCCGACATATGTCTTGTGGGCAGGAAAGGGTGCGGCAAGTCGACACTAGCACGACAAATGTGTGCCGCACTGGATGGCCAACCGGCGGAAACGATGATTCTGTACCGGGACCTAACGGCGCGCGATCTCCTGCAGCGGCGTACGACGCTCCACAATGGTGACACCGTGTGGCAGGATTCTCCGCTCCTCAAGGCCGCCCTTGCCGGCCACATTCTCATCCTGGACGGCATCCATCGACTGCACCACAGCACACTGGCCATCCTACATCGGCTGATACATGATCGCGAGATGCAACTTTACGATGGGCGACGCTTACTGCAGCACGCGCGCTACGATCGGGCGATCGAGGCGCGCGTGGCAGTGAATGCGGACACCAGCAACCTGCTGCGCATTCATCCCGGGTTCCGCATTGTTGCTTTAGCGGAGCCTCAACAGCGTGAATCCGGCGTCGGTGCCGCCAGCGCCGCCTGGATTGGACCGGAAACTCTCAATCTCTTCCTCTTCCACGAGGTTCAAGGTCTGAGCGAGCAGGAAGAACGTACCCTCCTCAACACGCTGTATGGGCCGCTCGACCCAACGATGCAAGCGATCATCGACCTGGCGCACCACTTGCGCACCTCAAAAGATCCGATAGAGCGCTCGTTGGGAGCCAATTTGTCGACGCGTCAGCTGCTCCGCATCGCCCGGAGACTCCAAAAATATGGGGAGCGGGCAGCGCAACGTAACGGCTCCGACATCGTGCATGCCACCTTTCTCAGCCAGTTCATGCCCAATCTGGCGCGCACCGTCCTCGAGTCAGCCATGAAGCGCTCCAAGCTGGTTAAGGATGCACGCACCGAAGAGGACCCCCTGGTGGAAGTACGCCCAGATGGGATGCTCCGATTGGGACGAACTGTTACGGAGCGGTACCACACGGAGGAAGTTAGTAAGGTACCGGATGTACTGTTCTACGATGTGCCGCAACACCTACGGTTGATGGAACGATTGCTGCAGGACTTTCTGTTGGGCGAGCACTTGCTGCTTGTCGGCAACCAGGGAGTGGGTAAGAACAAAATCGCCGACCGGTTGCTGCAACTGATGAACCGTCCACGAGAGTACATCCAGCTGCACCGCGATACGACCGTCCAGTCGCTAACGCAGCAGACGACGGTGCGTGACGGACGGATCGAGTACGAAGACTCGCCACTGGTTAAGGCGGTCCGGAACGGCTACGTGCTGGTCGTGGACGAGGCGGACAAGGCGCCGGTGCACGTGACATGCATCCTGAAAAGCTTGGTAGAGAACGGCGAGATGCTACTCGCCGATGGGCGCAAAATATGTCCTCCTTGCCCGCCGTCCGACTTGGCAGATTGCGATACCGAACAAACCATTCCCACCCACCCCGACTTTCGACTGGTGGTACTCGCCAACCGACCCGGGTTTCCCTTTCTGGGGAACGATTTCTTTGCCTCACTGGGCGACCTTTTCTCGTGCCATGCTGTCGACAATCCTTCGCCAGACTCAGAGGAAACGCTACTGCGTCATTACGGTCCCAACGTTCCGACCGCTCTCATCCGCCAGCTGGTCGATGCGTTCGCCGAGCTACGCGGTATGGCCGATGCCGGCACGCTTCATTATCCGTACTCCACCCGCGaggtgatcgcgatcgtgaaaCACTTGGAGCGCTTTCCGAACGATAGCATGGCTGAGCTGATCGGCAACGTTCTCGATCACGACCGGTATGCACCGGAAACGATTGAACAAGTGACGGCGGTCCTGCTGAAACACGGGCTTCCGATCGGAGAGTATACCGAAGGTAGCGACGCGTTAGGAGCGTTGCGTCACCAGCGCCCGCTGCGGCTGGCGTTGAAAAACAGCCGGAGCGACAAGAAGGTCACGGGCCCGAAACAGGGTCAAATCGACCCGAACAATGAGCCGCACGTGGGCGGCAATAAGTGGATGGGTGGTACGGGCGGGCGCGATACGGCAGGCCTTGGTGGAAAGGGTGGCCCGTACCGGTTCGACGCGGGCCACCAAGTGCACCAACTGTCGGACGAGGAAAAGGGAATGGTGCCAGAGGAAGTGAAAAAGGCGGCCCGCGAAATGAACCGGAAGGCTTTCGAGGAACGGTTACGTGAAATTCAGATGACTCCGTACGAACACCGGGTGTACGAGCAGTACAGCGGGCCGATACGGCGTCAGGTGCAACAGTTGCGTATCACGCTGCAGGCACTGGAGGCGCGGGCCCGCGAGCGACAGTGGCAGAAGCATCAGACAACGGGCGAACTGGACGACAGCCGGCTCGTGGAAGGTATTACGGGCGAGCAGACGATCTACAAGAAGCGGGCGGAACAGGACCCCGAACCGGGCCAGCCGATCGAACGGCCCAAGCGCCTTCAGCTTGTGGTCGATGTGTCCGGCTCAATGTACCGCTTCAACGGGTACGATGGGCGACTCGATCGGCAGCTCGAGGCGATCACGATGGTGATGGAGGCGTTCGATGGGTTCGAGGCCAAGATCCGCTACGAAATCGTCGGCCATAGCGGCGAGGCGGTCGCAATTCCATTCGTGAGCGAACGGAACCCACCGAAGGACGACATGCAGCGGCTCAAGATCCTGAAGATGATGCACGCTCACGCCCAATTTTGCTGGAGCGGCGACCACACGCTGGCCGCGACTGAGCAGGCCGTCAACAACATGGCGCGCGAGGATTGCGATGAAGCGATCGTAATTGTGTTGAGCGACGCAAACCTCGCCCGGTACGGCATCTCTCCGAGGCACCTGAACGAGGCACTCGGTCGTCAAGCGCCCAAAGTACGGGCTTTCGTCGTGTTTATCGGAAGCTTGGGTGACGAGGCGCAAGCGGTCGCTGATGGTatggcggccggccgggcattCGTGTGCATGAACCTCGAAGAACTGCCCCAGATTATGCGTCAAATCTTTGCCTCTTCGCTACTCATGCATTAA
- the LOC128274088 gene encoding solute carrier family 35 member E1 homolog: MAMLLKRPIGTLVSGFSNAASGITSSRVPLLSNGYTSNGTPVVPSPVANTTSTMRQTLAISLLCILWYIVSSSNNVIGKMILSEFPYPMTVTMIQLTSITVYSGPFFNLWGVRKYVDISWRYYLKFIVPLALGKFLASVTSHISIWKVPISYAHTVKATMPLFTVILTRIIMRERQTHAVYLSLVPIIVGVGIATLTELSFDVIGLISALIATMGFSLQNIFSKKVLKETGVHHLRLLHILGRLALFMFLPVWCYVDLRNVMKHPAITTGDYRVIALLFTDGVLNWLQNILAFSFLSLVTPLTYAVASASKRIFVIAISLFVLGNPVTWVNMFGMLVAIMGVLCYNRAKYFARRQDTLLPYASSNTVRYKPLATKGGGPGASSVPASQSILLANGGLTADATLMPMANNTAYHATATLPTTMTIATAANVLTVPTAAASAAASANGKLMLV, encoded by the exons ATGGCCATGCTACTGAAGCGTCCGATTGGAACGCTAGTCAGCGGATTTAGCAACGCAGCCAGCGGCATCACCAGCAGCCGTGTGCCACTACTCAGTAACGGATACACGTCCAACGGTACCCCCGTTGTTCCCTCCCCCGTAGCCAACACAACCAGCACGATGCGCCAAACGCTGGCGATTAGTTTGCTGTGCATTCTGTGGTACATCGTTTCGAGCAGCAATAACGTGATCGGCAAGATGATATTGAGCGAGTTTCCGTACCcgatgacggtgacgatgataCAGCTTACCAGTATTACCGTCTACAGTGGGCCGTTCTTCAATTTATGGGGCGTTCGCAAGTATGTCGACATCTCGTGGCGCTATTATCTGAAGTTTATTGTGCCGCTAGCGCTAGGCAAGTTCTTGGCCTCGGTGACCTCGCACATCTCCATCTGGAAGGTGCCCATTTCGTACGCCCACACCG tGAAAGCCACAATGCCACTCTTCACCGTTATCCTGACGCGCATCATTATGCGTGAGCGACAAACGCACGCTGTCTACTTGTCGTTGGTGCCGATTATCGTCGGTGTTGGCATCGCTACGCTAACTGAACTGTCGTTCGATGTGATCGGGTTGATCAGTGCACTCATCGCTACGATGGGATTCTCGCTGCAGAACATCTTTTCCAAGAAGGTGCTGAAAGAGACGGGCGTCCACCATCTTAGGCTGTTGCACATTCTTGGACGATTGGCTCTCTTTATGTTTCTGCCCGTCTGGTGTTACGTCGACCTGCGGAACGTTATGAAGCATCCGGCCATT ACGACGGGTGACTATCGCGTGATCGCGCTTCTGTTCACAGACGGCGTACTCAACTGGCTGCAGAACATACTGGCGTTCAGCTTCTTATCGTTGGTAACGCCGCTTACATATGCGGTAGCGAGCGCCAGCAAACGAATCTTCGTCATTGCCATCTCACTGTTCGTGCTGGGCAATCCGGTCACCTGGGTGAACATGTTTGGCATGCTGGTGGCAATCATGGGCGTTTTGTGCTACAATCGGGCCAAATATTTCGCCCGTCGCCAGGACACCCTCCTGCCTTATGCCTCATCGAATACCGTTCGCTATAAGCCGTTGGCCACAAAGGGGGGCGGTCCCGGTGCCTCTTCTGTTCCTGCTTCCCAGAGCATCCTGCTAGCGAACGGGGGGCTGACAGCCGACGCGACGCTTATGCCGATGGCAAACAACACTGCATATCACGCTACCGCAACGCTTCCAACGACAATGACTATTGCCACGGCGGCGAATGTTTTGACGGTGCCAACCGCTGCTGCGTCAGCTGCTGCCAGTGCCAACGGAAAACTGATGTTAGTGTAG
- the LOC128274097 gene encoding vitamin K epoxide reductase complex subunit 1 produces the protein MSSGTGRCKWSVTVGLVCLSTVGFVLSLYTSYVEVRAEHDRSYRAMCDISERISCTKVFTSSYGRGFGIVGKLLGQQSPLNVPNGFYGIFYYFLVAVLSFSDQLRIARINSWLILASNGVSLYLAYLLYFVLQDLCLVCLTTYAINLISLTLSLQKIQIMTRQEQEHDESKRK, from the exons ATGAGCAGTGGTACCGGGCGTTGCAAATGGTCAGTTACGGTTGGACTAGTGTGCCTCAGCACGGTCGGCTTTGTGCTGTCGCTTTACACCTCGTACGTGGAGGTGCGTGCTGAACACGACCGTTCGTATCGGGCGATGTGCGACATCAGCGAACGGATCAGTTGCACCAAGGTGTTCACTTCCAG CTATGGACGCGGGTTTGGCATCGTGGGAAAGCTGCTAGGCCAACAGTCGCCGCTTAACGTGCCGAACGGTTTCTACGGCATCTTCTACTACTTCCTGGTGGCCGTGCTAAGCTTCAGCGATCAACTGCGTATCGCCAGGATAAACAGTTGGTTGATCCTGGCATCGAACGGTGTCTCGCTCTACCTAGCCTATCTGCTCTATTTCGTTCTACAGGACCTTTGCCTAGTGTGCCTCACGACGTACGCAATTAATCTGATCAGTCTGACATTGTCGCTGCAAAAAATACAGATTATGACgcggcaggagcaggagcacgACGAATCGAAGCGGAAGTGA